A genomic region of Spirochaetaceae bacterium contains the following coding sequences:
- a CDS encoding DUF1778 domain-containing protein: MVNFSDVKAPSDEKATDHIEMRVKPSDKERFARAAELSGVKLTTFVRASAARAAERVLREYQTTPLSERDRRSLLDALDNPPAPTPAARDAVRNYRSRIANAG, translated from the coding sequence GTGGTGAACTTCAGCGATGTCAAGGCACCTTCGGACGAGAAGGCTACCGACCACATCGAGATGCGCGTCAAGCCGAGCGACAAGGAACGCTTTGCACGGGCCGCCGAACTGTCCGGTGTCAAGCTCACGACGTTCGTCAGGGCATCGGCGGCGCGCGCGGCCGAGCGCGTCCTGCGTGAGTATCAGACCACACCACTCTCGGAGCGTGACAGACGGTCGCTGCTGGACGCGCTCGACAATCCGCCAGCGCCGACTCCGGCGGCTCGGGACGCGGTCCGCAATTACCGCTCCCGGATCGCCAATGCAGGATGA
- a CDS encoding GNAT family N-acetyltransferase, with protein MQDDLGLPAASDIVIEPFDPSRHDRSRFSCGTVRLDNFLRFSARKQQKDDFTRVFVAVADGSPRILGYYALNAHALATGDLGADRPPRVPRSGSIPALYLSMIAVDRYWQGKGLGSDLAIDALARARNVADEVGLKLVVLDVIDDGGNEALVRRMAFYRRLGFQSFQDRPERMFLTIGTIRAMFDDG; from the coding sequence ATGCAGGATGATCTCGGCCTCCCAGCCGCTTCCGATATCGTCATCGAGCCTTTCGATCCCAGCCGCCATGACCGGTCGCGCTTCTCCTGCGGTACCGTCCGCCTCGACAACTTTCTACGGTTCAGCGCCAGGAAGCAGCAGAAGGACGACTTCACTCGCGTATTCGTCGCCGTAGCCGACGGATCACCCAGGATTCTCGGCTACTATGCGCTGAACGCCCATGCGCTCGCAACTGGCGACCTCGGGGCCGACCGTCCTCCGCGCGTGCCCAGGTCCGGCAGTATTCCGGCTCTCTATCTCTCCATGATTGCGGTGGATCGATACTGGCAAGGCAAGGGCCTCGGATCGGACCTCGCGATCGACGCACTCGCCCGTGCCCGGAACGTCGCCGACGAAGTCGGCCTCAAACTGGTGGTCCTGGATGTGATCGATGACGGCGGGAATGAGGCCCTTGTTCGCCGAATGGCGTTCTACCGGCGTCTCGGGTTCCAAAGCTTTCAGGATCGTCCCGAACGGATGTTCCTCACCATCGGTACGATTCGAGCTATGTTCGACGACGGTTAA
- a CDS encoding helix-turn-helix transcriptional regulator, producing the protein MNGAKTAKLERAGWTLGTAKEFLGLTEEAALIEIKLALARGIKERRLALRLTQEDLAKQLRSSQSRVAKMEASDATVSMDFLVRSLLVLGATTQEVGRVIARSSAAPAA; encoded by the coding sequence ATGAATGGAGCCAAGACCGCGAAGCTGGAGCGAGCCGGGTGGACGCTGGGGACTGCCAAGGAGTTCCTGGGTCTCACCGAGGAAGCGGCTCTGATAGAAATCAAACTGGCGCTCGCCAGGGGCATCAAGGAGCGACGGCTCGCCTTGCGGCTCACACAGGAAGACTTGGCAAAGCAATTGAGATCCAGTCAGTCTCGGGTCGCGAAGATGGAGGCTTCCGACGCTACGGTGTCCATGGATTTCCTGGTGCGTTCGCTGCTCGTGCTCGGTGCGACGACTCAGGAAGTCGGACGGGTCATCGCAAGAAGTTCGGCGGCTCCGGCCGCTTGA
- a CDS encoding tyrosine-type recombinase/integrase, with the protein MRGRRAPNKRLVIGRFGPVTPDQARRIAHRMLGKVADGQDPADKRARARSMPTLCEAFQDYLGAKSFRSTKTSDAYRRAIEHYLADWVSRPLNAIERREVEARFTLLTSNHGWAIGNQVISLLRSIYRRACVDHEGLRNPVDLWLAAGGRFNPIVRRVISSPAEALPYWQRGIEAVVKDPATRSIFWVAMYSGMRRGEILTLRWERVDLARGVVHVPHTKTGTPLELPITRQLASILEWRRSETGGNGWVFPSPASRSGHVSVLTHLYAPISRAGGRKFWFHGFRNCLITIADRELTLPRSLTKRLVNHARPTDVTEGYAADWTIGQLRGPAQLIADRIDAILEGGPECEHDDGRAAQPDAGHPDPAAEG; encoded by the coding sequence CTGCGTGGACGCCGGGCGCCCAACAAGCGGTTGGTGATCGGGCGCTTCGGCCCCGTGACGCCCGACCAGGCCCGCCGCATCGCCCACAGGATGCTCGGCAAGGTGGCCGACGGCCAGGATCCGGCGGACAAGCGCGCGCGGGCGCGGAGCATGCCGACCCTGTGCGAGGCGTTCCAGGATTACCTGGGCGCCAAGTCCTTCCGCTCGACGAAGACCAGTGACGCCTACCGCCGCGCCATCGAGCACTATCTCGCCGACTGGGTGTCGCGCCCGCTGAATGCCATCGAGCGCCGCGAGGTGGAGGCGCGCTTCACCCTGCTCACCAGCAACCACGGCTGGGCGATCGGGAACCAGGTGATCTCGCTCCTGCGCTCCATCTACCGCCGCGCCTGCGTCGATCACGAGGGGCTGCGCAACCCGGTCGACCTGTGGCTGGCGGCGGGCGGGCGGTTCAACCCGATCGTGCGGCGGGTGATCTCGTCGCCCGCGGAAGCCCTGCCCTACTGGCAGCGCGGCATCGAGGCGGTGGTGAAGGACCCGGCCACCCGCTCCATCTTCTGGGTTGCGATGTACTCCGGGATGCGGCGGGGAGAGATATTGACGCTGCGCTGGGAGCGCGTGGACCTGGCGCGCGGGGTCGTGCACGTGCCGCACACCAAGACCGGTACCCCGCTCGAACTGCCGATCACCCGGCAGCTTGCGTCGATCCTCGAATGGCGGCGGAGCGAGACCGGCGGCAATGGCTGGGTGTTCCCGTCGCCGGCGAGCCGGTCGGGCCACGTCTCGGTGCTCACCCATCTCTATGCCCCCATCTCGCGCGCGGGCGGCAGGAAGTTCTGGTTCCACGGCTTCCGCAACTGCCTGATCACGATCGCCGACCGCGAGTTGACCCTGCCGCGTTCGCTGACCAAGCGGCTGGTCAACCACGCCCGCCCCACCGACGTGACCGAGGGCTATGCCGCCGACTGGACCATCGGCCAGCTCCGCGGCCCGGCCCAACTCATCGCCGATCGCATAGACGCCATCTTGGAGGGCGGCCCGGAGTGCGAGCACGACGACGGTCGAGCGGCGCAGCCGGACGCCGGCCACCCCGACCCGGCGGCGGAAGGGTAA